From the genome of Pseudomonas yamanorum, one region includes:
- a CDS encoding methyl-accepting chemotaxis protein, whose protein sequence is MSLRNLNIAPRAFLGFAFIALLVVVLGVFAVNRMAVIHQATTEMETNELPSVGFLGVMTENVLRLRILSFRVLVNRDPAGLQEAQTRMGVLTDKVRQAQTAYAALPAEGEEAALYKQFASTLDAYLVAQQEMIELSRQNKTDDMLKLINSRIKDGTDLMGEQLNKLIAINSAGAKVASLEAGDSYQNAITGIIAVAVVAALMTVLLAWLLTRSIVTPLQKAVEAAETIAGGNLTKLIEVDGKDEPARLLGALAAMQNNLRQTIQHIAGSATQLASAAEELSAVTEEASKGLQQQNNEIDQAATAVNEMTAAVEEVARNAVSTSEASSQSNQAAREGRDRVVETVGAIQTMTQDVQNTSVLIEGLATQGRDIGKVLDVIRAIAEQTNLLALNAAIEAARAGEAGRGFAVVADEVRALAHRTAQSTQEIEKMVAGIQSGTGEAVQSMQQSNQRTQSTLEMARAAGVALEQITQSISLINERNLVIASASEEQAQVSREVDRNLVNIRDLATQSAAGANQTSAASHELSRLAVDLNGMVARFVI, encoded by the coding sequence ATGTCCCTTCGTAACCTGAATATCGCACCTCGAGCTTTTCTCGGTTTTGCCTTCATTGCGTTACTCGTCGTTGTCCTGGGAGTGTTTGCGGTCAACCGGATGGCCGTGATTCACCAGGCCACCACGGAGATGGAAACCAATGAGCTGCCCAGCGTCGGTTTCCTGGGGGTGATGACGGAAAACGTCCTGCGTTTGCGCATCCTGTCTTTCCGTGTACTGGTCAACCGTGACCCCGCCGGCTTGCAAGAGGCCCAGACACGCATGGGCGTGTTGACCGACAAGGTGCGCCAGGCCCAGACAGCTTATGCAGCGTTGCCGGCCGAAGGCGAAGAGGCGGCACTTTATAAACAGTTTGCCAGCACCCTGGACGCCTACCTGGTGGCCCAGCAGGAAATGATCGAGCTGTCGCGCCAGAACAAAACCGATGACATGCTCAAACTGATCAACTCGCGTATCAAGGACGGTACCGACTTGATGGGCGAACAGTTGAACAAGCTGATTGCCATCAACAGTGCAGGCGCCAAGGTCGCTTCGCTTGAAGCGGGCGACAGTTACCAGAACGCAATCACCGGCATCATCGCGGTGGCTGTGGTCGCTGCACTGATGACTGTGCTGCTGGCCTGGCTGCTGACCCGCAGCATCGTTACCCCGTTGCAAAAAGCCGTTGAAGCTGCCGAAACCATCGCCGGTGGCAACCTGACCAAACTCATTGAAGTCGACGGAAAGGACGAACCAGCGCGCCTGCTCGGCGCCTTGGCCGCGATGCAGAACAACCTGCGCCAGACCATCCAGCACATCGCCGGCTCGGCCACGCAGTTGGCCTCCGCCGCGGAAGAACTCAGCGCCGTCACCGAAGAAGCTTCCAAAGGCTTGCAACAGCAAAACAACGAAATCGACCAGGCCGCCACCGCGGTCAACGAAATGACCGCCGCCGTGGAAGAAGTGGCGCGCAACGCGGTGTCCACCTCCGAGGCTTCCAGCCAATCCAACCAGGCTGCACGGGAAGGGCGCGACCGGGTAGTGGAAACCGTGGGTGCGATCCAGACCATGACCCAGGACGTGCAAAACACCTCGGTGCTGATCGAGGGCCTGGCTACTCAAGGCCGTGACATTGGCAAGGTACTGGACGTGATTCGCGCGATTGCCGAGCAGACCAACCTGTTGGCCCTCAACGCGGCGATTGAAGCGGCACGTGCCGGTGAAGCCGGGCGGGGTTTTGCGGTGGTGGCGGATGAAGTGCGAGCCCTGGCCCATCGCACGGCACAATCGACCCAGGAAATCGAAAAAATGGTCGCTGGCATTCAGAGTGGTACGGGTGAAGCCGTGCAGTCCATGCAGCAGAGCAACCAGCGCACCCAAAGCACCCTGGAAATGGCACGTGCCGCCGGCGTGGCCCTGGAGCAGATTACCCAGTCCATCAGCCTGATCAACGAGCGCAACCTGGTGATCGCCAGTGCGTCGGAAGAACAGGCACAGGTGTCCCGCGAAGTGGACCGCAACCTGGTGAACATCCGCGACCTGGCGACCCAGTCGGCGGCGGGTGCCAACCAGACTTCAGCTGCCAGCCATGAGCTGTCGAGACTGGCGGTGGATTTGAACGGGATGGTGGCCAGGTTCGTCATCTGA
- a CDS encoding NAD(P)-dependent oxidoreductase — protein MKKSVVLYKKLSAPLMARLHEQAEVTLIEALDESGLAKLREALPTAQGLLGASLRLDAKLLDLAPKLEAVASVSVGVDNYDIDYLTGRGILLSNTPDVLTETTADTGFALILATARRVVELANMVRAGNWNQNIGPLHFGSDVHGKTLGIIGMGRIGEALAQRGHFGFGMPVIYHSHSPKPAVEQRFDAQYRSLPDLLREADFVCLTLPLTAETEGLIGAEEFALMGPETIFINISRGKVVDEPALIEALQQRTIRAAGLDVFVREPLQHDSPLLRLSNVVATPHIGSATYETREAMAKCAVDNLLAALAGEKPKNLVNPAAWKH, from the coding sequence ATGAAAAAGTCTGTCGTGCTCTACAAGAAACTCTCTGCGCCGCTGATGGCCCGCCTGCATGAACAGGCCGAGGTCACGCTGATCGAGGCGCTGGATGAAAGCGGCCTGGCCAAACTGCGTGAGGCCTTGCCTACGGCCCAAGGGTTGCTCGGTGCCAGCCTGCGCCTGGATGCGAAACTGCTGGATCTGGCACCGAAGCTTGAGGCCGTGGCCAGCGTGTCCGTCGGCGTCGACAACTACGACATCGACTACCTGACCGGGCGCGGCATCCTGCTCAGCAACACCCCCGACGTACTGACGGAAACCACCGCTGATACCGGCTTCGCGCTGATCCTCGCCACTGCCCGGCGCGTGGTGGAACTGGCCAATATGGTGCGCGCCGGCAACTGGAACCAGAACATCGGCCCACTGCATTTTGGCAGCGACGTGCACGGCAAGACCCTGGGCATTATCGGCATGGGGCGTATTGGCGAAGCCTTGGCCCAGCGTGGGCACTTCGGGTTTGGCATGCCGGTGATCTACCACAGTCACTCGCCAAAACCTGCAGTGGAGCAACGTTTTGACGCGCAATACCGCAGCCTGCCGGACCTGCTCCGGGAAGCCGACTTTGTGTGCCTGACCTTGCCGCTGACGGCTGAAACCGAAGGTTTGATTGGCGCTGAAGAGTTCGCGCTGATGGGCCCGGAGACGATCTTTATCAACATCTCCCGAGGCAAGGTGGTGGACGAGCCGGCGCTGATCGAGGCGTTGCAACAGCGCACTATTCGCGCGGCGGGACTGGACGTGTTTGTGCGCGAGCCGTTGCAGCATGATTCGCCGTTGCTGCGCTTGAGCAATGTGGTGGCGACACCGCACATCGGTTCAGCGACTTATGAGACGCGGGAGGCGATGGCCAAGTGCGCGGTGGACAATCTGCTGGCGGCGCTGGCGGGTGAGAAGCCGAAGAATCTGGTGAATCCGGCGGCCTGGAAACACTGA
- a CDS encoding MFS transporter has product MEPLKLATRRWWYIMPIVFITYSLAYLDRANYGFAAASGMAEDLMITPGMSSLLGALFFLGYFFFQVPGAIYAQKRSVKKLIFVSLILWGGLATLTGMVSNAYMLIVIRFMLGVVEAAVMPAMLVYLCHWFTRAERSRANTFLILGNPVTMMWMSVVSGYLVQHFSWRWMFIIEGLPAVIWAFIWWKLADEKPADAKWLSAQHKKDLETALAEEQVGIKAVKNYAEAFRSPKVIILALQFFCWSIGVYGFVLWLPSILKAGLKMDMVEAGWLSALPYLAAVIGMLVVSWGSDKLQKRKRFVWPPLLIASIAFYASYVLGAEHFWWSYTLLVIAGACMYAPYGPFFAIVPEILPANVAGGAMALINSMGALGSFGGSYLVGYLNSSTGSPGASYLLMSGALLVSVVLTIFLKPGASDRERAPLHSLELKVKT; this is encoded by the coding sequence ATGGAACCGTTGAAACTCGCCACCCGCCGTTGGTGGTACATCATGCCCATCGTGTTTATCACCTACAGCCTGGCGTACCTGGATCGCGCCAACTACGGCTTCGCCGCCGCCTCCGGGATGGCCGAAGACCTGATGATCACCCCGGGCATGTCGTCGCTGCTCGGCGCGCTGTTCTTCCTCGGCTACTTTTTCTTCCAGGTGCCGGGGGCGATCTACGCGCAGAAGCGCAGCGTCAAGAAGCTGATTTTCGTCAGCCTGATCCTCTGGGGCGGCCTGGCCACCCTGACCGGCATGGTGTCCAACGCCTACATGCTGATCGTGATCCGCTTCATGCTCGGGGTGGTGGAAGCCGCCGTGATGCCGGCGATGCTGGTGTACCTGTGCCACTGGTTCACCCGCGCGGAACGCTCCCGGGCCAACACCTTCCTGATCCTCGGCAACCCGGTGACCATGATGTGGATGTCGGTGGTCTCGGGCTATCTGGTGCAGCATTTCAGCTGGCGCTGGATGTTTATCATCGAAGGCTTGCCGGCGGTGATCTGGGCGTTTATCTGGTGGAAGTTGGCGGATGAAAAACCGGCCGATGCCAAATGGCTGAGCGCCCAGCATAAAAAAGACCTGGAAACCGCCCTCGCCGAAGAACAGGTGGGTATCAAGGCGGTGAAGAACTACGCCGAAGCCTTTCGCTCGCCCAAGGTGATCATCCTCGCGCTGCAGTTTTTCTGCTGGAGCATTGGCGTGTATGGCTTCGTGCTGTGGCTGCCGTCGATCCTCAAGGCCGGTTTGAAAATGGACATGGTCGAGGCCGGCTGGCTGTCTGCGCTGCCATATCTGGCGGCGGTGATCGGCATGCTGGTGGTGTCCTGGGGCTCGGACAAACTGCAAAAGCGCAAACGCTTTGTGTGGCCGCCGCTGTTGATCGCTTCCATCGCGTTTTATGCGTCCTACGTGCTGGGCGCCGAACACTTCTGGTGGTCATACACCCTGCTGGTAATCGCCGGGGCGTGCATGTATGCGCCGTACGGGCCGTTTTTCGCAATCGTCCCCGAGATCCTTCCGGCCAACGTCGCCGGCGGCGCCATGGCGCTGATCAACAGCATGGGCGCCCTCGGATCGTTCGGCGGTTCGTATCTGGTGGGCTACCTCAACAGCAGCACCGGATCGCCCGGGGCCTCGTACCTGTTGATGAGCGGTGCGCTGCTGGTGTCGGTGGTGTTGACGATCTTTCTCAAGCCAGGCGCCAGTGACCGCGAGCGCGCCCCGCTGCATTCTCTTGAATTGAAGGTAAAGACCTGA
- a CDS encoding sugar kinase, producing the protein MSEIDILSFGETMAMFVAEQTGDLAQVAQFHKRIAGADSNVAIGLSRLGFNVAWLSRVGADSLGRFVVDTLQNEGLDCGHVAVDPLHPTGFQLKSREEAGDDPQVEYFRRGSAASYLSVEAIKPELLQARHLHATGIPPALSDATRELSRQLMTQMREAGRSVSFDPNLRPSLWANEQRMISEINALACLADWVLPGLSEGRLLTGFEDPADIAAFYLDQGVEAVAIKLGPHGAYYRTQLDQGFVAAVPVAKVVDTVGAGDGFAVGMISALLENLSFAEAVQRGNWIGSRAVQSRGDMEGLPFRTDLPHTQKAG; encoded by the coding sequence ATGTCTGAGATCGATATCCTGTCGTTTGGTGAAACCATGGCGATGTTTGTCGCCGAACAGACCGGCGACCTGGCCCAGGTCGCGCAGTTTCACAAACGCATTGCTGGCGCCGACAGCAACGTCGCCATCGGCCTGTCGCGCCTGGGTTTCAATGTGGCGTGGCTAAGCCGCGTGGGCGCCGACTCCCTCGGGCGCTTTGTGGTGGACACCTTGCAGAACGAAGGCCTGGACTGCGGGCATGTGGCGGTCGACCCGCTGCACCCCACGGGTTTTCAACTCAAGTCCCGCGAAGAGGCCGGCGACGATCCGCAGGTGGAGTACTTCCGCCGTGGCTCAGCCGCCAGTTACCTGTCTGTCGAGGCGATCAAGCCCGAGCTGTTGCAAGCCCGCCACCTGCACGCCACGGGCATCCCGCCGGCACTGTCGGACGCCACTCGCGAGCTGTCGCGCCAGTTGATGACGCAAATGCGCGAGGCTGGCCGCAGCGTGTCCTTCGACCCGAACCTGCGTCCGTCCCTGTGGGCAAACGAGCAACGCATGATCAGCGAAATCAACGCCCTCGCCTGCCTGGCGGATTGGGTGTTGCCGGGATTGAGCGAAGGCCGTTTGCTCACCGGTTTTGAAGACCCGGCCGACATCGCCGCGTTCTACCTCGACCAAGGCGTGGAAGCCGTGGCCATCAAGCTCGGCCCCCACGGCGCGTATTACCGCACACAACTGGACCAGGGTTTCGTCGCCGCCGTACCCGTGGCCAAGGTGGTCGATACGGTCGGCGCCGGCGATGGTTTTGCGGTAGGCATGATCAGCGCGTTGTTGGAAAACCTCAGCTTTGCCGAGGCCGTGCAGCGCGGTAACTGGATCGGTAGCCGCGCGGTACAGAGCCGTGGCGACATGGAAGGCTTGCCGTTCAGGACCGATCTGCCCCACACCCAGAAAGCCGGTTAG
- a CDS encoding sugar phosphate isomerase/epimerase family protein, producing the protein MHKYPVSISLSSYGADLVRQQGQLSFVSVLAAAGAQRIEWREELLTTEQPLELAQAAADQGLECVFSSPLELWVAGRSQPNAELAATLDRAQAFGAGWLKVSLGYFTDTNDLDSLSALLNRHPVKLLVENDQTLHGGRIEPMQRFFNEVERLAVPVKMTFDIGNWQWQDQSATTAARLLGRHVDYLHCKAVARRADGKLVALPPGAADLHLWEQLLKLMTQGITRAVEFPLQGDDLVQVTAQQVAALAVLGQPRVENAHV; encoded by the coding sequence ATGCATAAATACCCCGTCTCCATCAGCCTTTCCAGCTATGGCGCCGACCTGGTCCGCCAGCAGGGCCAGCTGAGTTTCGTCTCGGTGCTGGCCGCCGCTGGCGCGCAACGTATCGAATGGCGCGAAGAACTGCTGACCACCGAACAACCGCTGGAACTGGCGCAAGCCGCGGCCGATCAAGGCCTGGAATGCGTGTTCTCCTCGCCCCTGGAACTCTGGGTGGCCGGCCGCTCGCAACCCAACGCCGAACTGGCCGCCACCCTCGACCGCGCCCAGGCGTTTGGCGCTGGCTGGCTGAAAGTCTCCCTCGGCTATTTCACCGACACCAACGACCTGGACAGCTTGAGCGCCCTGCTCAATCGGCATCCGGTCAAGCTGCTGGTGGAGAACGACCAGACCCTGCACGGCGGGCGCATCGAGCCGATGCAGCGTTTTTTCAACGAAGTCGAACGCCTGGCCGTGCCGGTAAAAATGACCTTCGATATCGGCAACTGGCAGTGGCAGGACCAATCCGCGACCACCGCCGCGCGCCTGCTGGGCCGGCATGTGGACTACCTGCACTGCAAGGCCGTGGCCCGGCGCGCCGACGGCAAGCTGGTGGCCCTGCCGCCGGGCGCCGCCGACCTGCATCTGTGGGAACAACTGCTCAAGCTCATGACTCAAGGTATTACCCGGGCCGTGGAATTTCCGCTGCAAGGTGATGATCTGGTGCAGGTCACCGCGCAGCAGGTCGCCGCCCTCGCCGTCCTTGGCCAGCCCCGCGTGGAGAACGCCCATGTCTGA
- a CDS encoding LacI family DNA-binding transcriptional regulator produces MTSFSAAQRSRVTMLDVAERAGVSKASVSRFIGDDRALLSDAIALRIEQAIDDLGYRPNQMARGLKRGRTRLIGMLVADIRNPYSIAVMHGVETACRQHGYSLVVCNTDRDDEQERQHLAALRAYNIEGLIVNTLGHHLDQLLELQREMPLVLVDRKVEPLHSDLVGLDNPVAVRMAVEHLEQQGYRELLLVTEATDGTSSRLERLDSFKAEIASRPMLTGAVLELDGKLEQRLRKFLAKSGPKALFCANGIAALACTRALKNLGCDLFADVGLIALDDLDWYPLVGNGITALAQPTEAIGAKAFDCLLKRLRGDTEPTRTLDFLPQLIIRGSTRRP; encoded by the coding sequence GTGACCTCTTTTTCCGCCGCCCAACGCAGCCGCGTGACCATGCTTGACGTAGCCGAACGTGCCGGTGTGTCCAAGGCCAGCGTTTCGCGCTTTATCGGCGACGACCGCGCCCTGCTCTCCGACGCCATCGCCCTGCGCATCGAGCAGGCCATCGATGACCTCGGCTACCGCCCCAACCAGATGGCCCGCGGCCTGAAACGCGGGCGCACCCGTCTGATCGGCATGCTGGTGGCCGACATCCGCAACCCCTATTCGATTGCCGTGATGCATGGCGTGGAAACTGCCTGCCGCCAGCACGGCTACAGCCTGGTGGTGTGCAACACCGACCGCGATGACGAGCAGGAGCGCCAGCACCTGGCCGCCCTGCGTGCCTACAACATCGAAGGGTTGATCGTGAACACCCTCGGCCATCACCTCGACCAATTGCTGGAGCTGCAACGGGAAATGCCCCTGGTGCTGGTGGACCGCAAGGTCGAGCCGCTGCACAGCGACCTGGTGGGGCTGGATAACCCGGTGGCGGTGCGCATGGCCGTTGAGCACCTTGAACAGCAAGGCTATCGCGAGCTGCTGTTGGTGACTGAAGCCACCGACGGCACCAGCTCGCGGCTGGAACGCCTGGACAGTTTCAAGGCAGAGATTGCCAGCCGTCCGATGTTGACCGGCGCGGTACTGGAGTTGGACGGCAAACTGGAACAGCGTCTGCGAAAGTTTCTAGCCAAATCCGGCCCCAAGGCGTTGTTCTGCGCCAACGGAATCGCGGCACTGGCGTGTACCCGTGCATTGAAAAATCTAGGCTGCGACCTGTTTGCGGACGTGGGCCTGATCGCCCTGGATGACCTCGACTGGTACCCGCTGGTGGGCAACGGCATCACCGCCCTCGCCCAGCCCACCGAGGCCATCGGCGCCAAGGCCTTCGACTGTTTGCTCAAGCGTTTGCGCGGCGATACCGAGCCGACGCGCACCCTGGATTTCTTGCCGCAACTGATCATTCGAGGCTCCACCAGGCGCCCGTAG
- a CDS encoding autotransporter outer membrane beta-barrel domain-containing protein has protein sequence MITQSLFKLNPLAVVVKVASIASLLALAPHAQARLIENRTETIDFHDVLDSYTLENATLNVIEGRTESVYAARSNLNLSESSTVLGTVVAQAGSNVNVDSSRVVAQGDFNSGITLYSSNALINGSVISSADYHGLVVNRFSGSTVGSSATVNDSVVSGATGGAVVGGHSVLNLDRSILQGIDAGSFGLQLQGAEAHARQSVITGGLNGVVLTNEPRSVLANSLVLDNTHVTGETGAAIVVRGLSGRGANATIEVLNGSTLSGGNGNLLEVKDGSSATVRVDNSQLMGNVIVESGSITHLDLQNRAALTGRLENVSSLSIGSQSLWDMTGNSQVGALNLSDGMIRFGASDAFYQLDLASLSGNGTFVMGTDFARGLTDFLNITGSASGNHQLLLSSSGVEPVSASEVRIVHTGGGDAQFSLVGGAVDVGAWSYGLKQDGNDWFLDPSSRVISPGTRSVLALFNAAPTVWYGELSSLRSRMGELRHNGAESGGWVRSYGNKYEAKGGAGNGYTQSQRGFSLGADMPVTDSPWLLGVMAGHSESDLDVGRGTSGTIKSYYVGAYATWMDEDSGYYFDGVAKVNHLRNDSKVGLSDGTQAKGDYATNALGVSAEVGRNIRLDDGFFVEPFAQASVMTAKGKSYQLDNGMQAKGDHTHSVLGKLGVTVGRDFVLDSGSVVQPYLRGAVAHEFAKNNKVSVNNQAFNNDLSGSRAEFGAGVAVSLSQNLQLHADFEHAKGKRIDQPWGANVGVRYSW, from the coding sequence ATGATTACCCAGTCTCTTTTTAAGTTAAATCCTTTGGCCGTCGTGGTTAAAGTCGCGTCGATTGCATCATTGTTGGCTCTCGCCCCGCACGCTCAGGCAAGGCTGATCGAAAATCGAACCGAGACCATTGACTTTCACGACGTGCTCGACAGCTATACGTTGGAAAATGCCACGCTCAACGTGATAGAGGGACGCACCGAGAGCGTCTATGCCGCCCGCTCCAACCTGAACCTGAGCGAGTCGAGTACCGTCCTCGGCACCGTTGTTGCGCAGGCGGGCTCGAACGTCAATGTGGACTCCAGTCGCGTTGTGGCGCAGGGTGATTTCAATTCGGGTATCACGCTGTACAGCAGTAATGCGTTGATCAATGGCAGCGTGATTTCCAGTGCCGACTACCATGGGTTGGTGGTCAATCGTTTCTCAGGCTCCACCGTGGGTTCCAGCGCGACCGTCAATGACAGCGTGGTTTCCGGGGCTACCGGTGGCGCGGTGGTCGGAGGCCATAGCGTGCTGAACCTGGACCGCAGCATCCTGCAGGGTATAGACGCTGGCAGTTTCGGTTTGCAGTTGCAGGGCGCAGAGGCCCATGCCCGCCAAAGTGTCATCACAGGCGGCCTCAATGGTGTAGTCCTGACGAATGAACCCCGTAGTGTGCTTGCCAATAGCTTGGTACTGGACAATACCCACGTGACCGGCGAAACCGGTGCGGCGATTGTGGTGAGAGGTCTATCGGGTAGAGGGGCCAATGCAACGATTGAGGTGCTCAATGGCTCGACACTGTCCGGTGGCAACGGCAACCTCCTTGAGGTCAAGGATGGGTCTTCGGCCACGGTACGGGTCGACAACAGCCAACTGATGGGCAACGTGATTGTTGAGTCGGGCAGTATCACACACCTGGACTTGCAGAACCGCGCCGCGTTGACCGGTCGCCTGGAAAATGTTTCGTCGTTGAGTATCGGTAGCCAGTCGCTGTGGGACATGACCGGCAACAGCCAGGTCGGCGCATTGAACCTGTCGGACGGGATGATCAGGTTTGGTGCGAGTGACGCCTTTTACCAGTTGGACCTGGCCAGCCTGTCCGGTAACGGCACGTTTGTGATGGGCACCGATTTTGCTCGGGGCTTGACCGACTTCCTCAACATCACGGGTTCCGCCAGCGGCAACCATCAATTGCTGCTATCCAGCAGCGGCGTCGAGCCGGTCAGTGCGAGTGAGGTGCGTATTGTGCATACCGGTGGCGGTGATGCGCAGTTTTCGCTGGTAGGCGGTGCGGTCGATGTGGGGGCGTGGTCCTATGGGCTCAAGCAAGACGGCAATGACTGGTTCCTCGACCCGTCGTCGCGGGTCATCAGCCCTGGCACCCGCTCGGTACTGGCGCTGTTCAATGCCGCACCGACTGTGTGGTATGGCGAGCTGTCCTCTCTGCGTAGCCGTATGGGTGAATTGCGTCACAACGGTGCCGAGTCCGGCGGATGGGTCCGCAGTTATGGCAACAAGTACGAGGCGAAAGGCGGTGCAGGCAATGGCTACACGCAATCGCAACGCGGTTTTTCCCTCGGTGCGGATATGCCGGTGACGGACAGTCCATGGCTGTTGGGGGTCATGGCCGGTCATAGTGAATCAGATCTGGATGTTGGCCGTGGAACGTCGGGCACTATCAAAAGTTACTACGTTGGTGCCTACGCCACCTGGATGGATGAAGACAGTGGCTACTACTTTGACGGTGTGGCCAAGGTGAACCACCTGCGCAATGACTCCAAGGTGGGGTTGAGCGATGGCACACAGGCTAAGGGTGACTACGCTACTAATGCCTTGGGTGTTTCGGCAGAGGTCGGGCGTAATATCAGGTTGGATGATGGGTTCTTCGTTGAACCGTTTGCCCAAGCGTCGGTGATGACTGCCAAGGGCAAGAGCTACCAACTGGACAACGGGATGCAGGCCAAGGGCGATCACACCCACTCGGTCCTGGGTAAATTGGGGGTGACTGTCGGCCGTGATTTTGTGCTCGATAGCGGTAGCGTTGTACAGCCTTACTTGCGCGGTGCGGTCGCTCATGAATTTGCCAAGAACAACAAGGTGTCGGTGAATAACCAGGCGTTCAATAACGATCTCTCGGGCAGCCGTGCGGAATTCGGTGCGGGGGTTGCGGTGTCCTTGTCCCAGAACCTGCAGTTGCATGCCGACTTTGAACATGCGAAAGGCAAGCGTATTGATCAGCCCTGGGGTGCCAACGTGGGCGTGCGTTATAGCTGGTAA
- a CDS encoding LysE family translocator encodes MFPTLLPFLLFAFVASITPGPTNILVLSNSARYGLKAALPIVLGACMGAAGIVLLVGSGVGQSLAQLPRVQAAMQWVGVAWLSYLAWQIFRAPAEAIDPNTPQKRLGLAGAASLQLINPKTWMMALAVVSVFAGNGEARQSHVLYLSLAFFMISLPCLGVWALLGVGSSRVFRSIKAMRRFNQGMALLLFGSAWLSVLAVA; translated from the coding sequence ATGTTCCCTACCCTGCTGCCCTTTCTGTTATTCGCCTTCGTCGCCTCCATCACCCCCGGCCCGACCAATATCCTGGTGTTGAGCAACAGCGCGCGTTATGGGCTCAAGGCTGCATTGCCTATCGTATTGGGTGCTTGTATGGGCGCGGCGGGGATTGTGTTGCTGGTGGGCTCGGGCGTGGGCCAGTCGCTGGCGCAATTGCCCAGAGTGCAGGCCGCGATGCAATGGGTGGGCGTGGCCTGGCTCAGCTATCTGGCCTGGCAGATCTTCCGCGCCCCGGCCGAAGCCATCGACCCGAACACCCCGCAAAAACGCCTGGGCCTGGCGGGTGCCGCCAGCCTGCAATTGATCAACCCCAAGACCTGGATGATGGCCCTGGCGGTGGTCAGTGTGTTTGCTGGCAACGGTGAGGCGCGCCAGAGCCATGTGCTGTACCTGTCGTTGGCGTTTTTTATGATTTCGTTGCCGTGCCTGGGGGTGTGGGCTCTGCTGGGGGTGGGGTCGAGCCGGGTGTTTCGCTCGATCAAGGCCATGCGGCGTTTTAACCAAGGCATGGCGTTGCTGTTGTTCGGCTCCGCCTGGCTGAGCGTTTTAGCGGTGGCATAG
- a CDS encoding AraC family transcriptional regulator — MTAHNWIDLSQDADTGIETLRAHFEGHAYDPHWHDSYLVGVTEQGVQQFNCRSTRHQSTPGKVFLLEPGEIHDGHAPTEAGFTYRMLYLDPQWLQREVAAVFEEAPANSQLGFATTLASDPRLALATSQAFQSLHDGELRIVRQHALDYLLERLTGQLHWRQRYHQDPRLPLVAHKAREYLHAHLHQDVGMDELALATGVDRFRLTRAFKSAFGLPPHAYLVQLRLARARHLLAKGEQPAEVASSLGFADQSHLGRWFVRAYGMTPAAYRKRCSNLPDR; from the coding sequence ATGACCGCCCATAACTGGATCGACCTGTCCCAGGACGCCGACACCGGCATCGAGACCCTGCGTGCGCATTTCGAGGGCCATGCCTACGATCCGCACTGGCACGACAGCTACCTGGTGGGCGTCACGGAGCAAGGCGTGCAGCAATTCAATTGCCGCAGCACCCGGCACCAAAGCACCCCCGGCAAGGTATTTCTGCTGGAGCCAGGGGAAATCCATGATGGCCACGCCCCCACCGAAGCCGGGTTTACCTACCGCATGCTGTACCTCGACCCGCAGTGGTTGCAGCGGGAAGTGGCGGCGGTGTTCGAGGAAGCCCCGGCCAACAGTCAGCTGGGGTTTGCCACCACCCTTGCCAGCGATCCTCGCCTGGCGCTTGCCACCAGCCAGGCGTTTCAAAGCCTGCACGACGGCGAGCTGCGCATCGTGCGCCAACACGCCCTCGACTACTTGCTGGAACGCCTGACCGGCCAGTTGCACTGGCGCCAGCGCTATCACCAGGACCCGCGCCTGCCTCTGGTGGCCCATAAGGCCCGCGAGTACCTGCACGCCCATCTGCATCAGGACGTCGGCATGGATGAGTTGGCCCTGGCAACCGGCGTAGACCGCTTCCGCCTGACCCGTGCCTTCAAGAGCGCCTTCGGCCTGCCGCCCCATGCCTATCTGGTGCAACTGCGCCTGGCCCGTGCCCGCCATTTGCTGGCCAAGGGCGAACAACCTGCCGAGGTCGCCAGCAGCCTGGGCTTTGCAGACCAAAGCCATTTGGGCCGCTGGTTTGTGCGGGCCTATGGCATGACACCGGCGGCGTACCGCAAGCGCTGCTCAAATCTTCCAGACAGGTAG